A single window of Channa argus isolate prfri chromosome 12, Channa argus male v1.0, whole genome shotgun sequence DNA harbors:
- the ppm1ka gene encoding protein phosphatase 1K, mitochondrial isoform X1, which yields MSSPVLLKLLRCGRSTFTRQTFLNVRSSTKTSTASRQQVGGALFRVVGVRQASGSVHFHSDGSGRPVTWDSFGIWDNKIEEPILLPSSIRYGKPIPQVSLSRVGSASILGLRKQNEDRLRVARIHDNLLYFAVFDGHGGPHAADYCYTFMEKFIRDGLEEEDDLEKVLKKAFLDADKALHTHLSYFNNASFLTAGTTATVAMLRDGVELVVASVGDSRAMLCRKGGAKKLTKDHTPDCKEERNRIQRFGGFVTWNSVGQANVNGRLAMTRSIGDFHLKTSGVIAEPETRRLSVQHANDSFLALTTDGINFLLSDQEICDVINQCHNPTEAADIIAQQALQYGSEDNATIIIIPFGAWGKHQSSTVVYSMSRNFASSGRWA from the exons ATGTCGTCTCCAGTGCTGCTGAAACTGCTGCGTTGTGGTCGCTCCACCTTCACCAGACAGACCTTCCTCAATGTACGATCCTCTACAAAAACCTCCACAGCTTCTCGGCAG CAGGTGGGTGGAGCATTGTTCAGGGTGGTGGGTGTGCGACAGGCCAGTGGGTCAGTCCACTTCCACAGCGACGGCAGCGGCCGGCCCGTAACCTGGGATTCCTTTGGTATCTGGGACAACAAGATAGAAGAACCAATACTGCTACCCTCCAGTATCAGATATGGAAAACCCATTCCACAG GTCAGTCTGTCTCGGGTCGGCAGTGCCTCCATTTTGGGTCTCAGGAAGCAGAATGAGGACCGCCTCCGTGTTGCCCGTATCCATGACAACCTACTGTACTTCGCTGTGTTTGATGGTCACGGGGGGCCACATGCCGCCGACTACTGCTACACATTCATGGAGAAGTTTATAAg AGATGGACTTGAGGAAGAAGATGATCTGGAGAAAGTTCTAAAGAAGGCATTTTTAGATGCTGACAAGGCTCTGCACACACACCTAAGCTACTTTAACAATG CCTCCTTCCTGACAGCCGGCACCACGGCGACCGTTGCTATGTTACGGGACGGCGTGGAGCTGGTGGTGGCCAGTGTCGGCGACAGTCGGGCAATGTTGTGCAGGAAGGGAGGAGCCAAGAAACTCACCAAAGATCACACACCCGACTGCAAAGAAGAGAGGAACCG gATCCAGAGGTTTGGCGGCTTCGTGACGTGGAACAGCGTAGGCCAAGCCAACGTGAACGGGCGGCTCGCCATGACACGCAGCATTGGAGACTTCCACCTGAAAACCAGTGGGGTCATCGCTGAACCAGAAACACGACGACTGAGT GTCCAGCATGCCAATGACTCCTTCTTGGCTTTGACCACCGATGGCATCAACTTCCTGCTGAGTGACCAGGAAATCTGTGATGTCATCAACCAGTGCCACAACCCTACAGAGGCTGCGGACATCATTGCTCAGCAG gctctGCAGTATGGCTCAGAGGACAACGCCACCATAATCATCATCCCGTTCGGAGCCTGGGGGAAACACCAGAGCTCCACTGTCGTCTACAGCATGAGCAGGAACTTCGCTTCAAGTGGGAGATGGGCGTAG
- the ppm1ka gene encoding protein phosphatase 1K, mitochondrial isoform X2, with protein sequence MSSPVLLKLLRCGRSTFTRQTFLNVRSSTKTSTASRQVGGALFRVVGVRQASGSVHFHSDGSGRPVTWDSFGIWDNKIEEPILLPSSIRYGKPIPQVSLSRVGSASILGLRKQNEDRLRVARIHDNLLYFAVFDGHGGPHAADYCYTFMEKFIRDGLEEEDDLEKVLKKAFLDADKALHTHLSYFNNASFLTAGTTATVAMLRDGVELVVASVGDSRAMLCRKGGAKKLTKDHTPDCKEERNRIQRFGGFVTWNSVGQANVNGRLAMTRSIGDFHLKTSGVIAEPETRRLSVQHANDSFLALTTDGINFLLSDQEICDVINQCHNPTEAADIIAQQALQYGSEDNATIIIIPFGAWGKHQSSTVVYSMSRNFASSGRWA encoded by the exons ATGTCGTCTCCAGTGCTGCTGAAACTGCTGCGTTGTGGTCGCTCCACCTTCACCAGACAGACCTTCCTCAATGTACGATCCTCTACAAAAACCTCCACAGCTTCTCGGCAG GTGGGTGGAGCATTGTTCAGGGTGGTGGGTGTGCGACAGGCCAGTGGGTCAGTCCACTTCCACAGCGACGGCAGCGGCCGGCCCGTAACCTGGGATTCCTTTGGTATCTGGGACAACAAGATAGAAGAACCAATACTGCTACCCTCCAGTATCAGATATGGAAAACCCATTCCACAG GTCAGTCTGTCTCGGGTCGGCAGTGCCTCCATTTTGGGTCTCAGGAAGCAGAATGAGGACCGCCTCCGTGTTGCCCGTATCCATGACAACCTACTGTACTTCGCTGTGTTTGATGGTCACGGGGGGCCACATGCCGCCGACTACTGCTACACATTCATGGAGAAGTTTATAAg AGATGGACTTGAGGAAGAAGATGATCTGGAGAAAGTTCTAAAGAAGGCATTTTTAGATGCTGACAAGGCTCTGCACACACACCTAAGCTACTTTAACAATG CCTCCTTCCTGACAGCCGGCACCACGGCGACCGTTGCTATGTTACGGGACGGCGTGGAGCTGGTGGTGGCCAGTGTCGGCGACAGTCGGGCAATGTTGTGCAGGAAGGGAGGAGCCAAGAAACTCACCAAAGATCACACACCCGACTGCAAAGAAGAGAGGAACCG gATCCAGAGGTTTGGCGGCTTCGTGACGTGGAACAGCGTAGGCCAAGCCAACGTGAACGGGCGGCTCGCCATGACACGCAGCATTGGAGACTTCCACCTGAAAACCAGTGGGGTCATCGCTGAACCAGAAACACGACGACTGAGT GTCCAGCATGCCAATGACTCCTTCTTGGCTTTGACCACCGATGGCATCAACTTCCTGCTGAGTGACCAGGAAATCTGTGATGTCATCAACCAGTGCCACAACCCTACAGAGGCTGCGGACATCATTGCTCAGCAG gctctGCAGTATGGCTCAGAGGACAACGCCACCATAATCATCATCCCGTTCGGAGCCTGGGGGAAACACCAGAGCTCCACTGTCGTCTACAGCATGAGCAGGAACTTCGCTTCAAGTGGGAGATGGGCGTAG